Below is a window of Microbacterium saperdae DNA.
AGGAATCAACCCGCTGCTCACAGGCGAGCTGCTGCTGCACCTCGACCGGATGGGGCACTCCGACTCCGTCGTGATCGCCGACGCGCACTTCCCGGCCTGGGCGCTCGGTGCGCGTGTGGTCGATCTGCCCGGCACGTCGACCCCGGAGGTCGTGGCGGCGATCCGGAGTGTGCTGCCGCTGGACGACGCCCCGGGCATCGATCTGATGACCTCGGCCGACGGTACGGTGCTCGACGTGCAGCACGAGCTGATGGCGGCGGCCGGGACAACGGTCGACTCGACCCGCTTCGTGGAGCGCTTCGCGTACTACGAGGTCGCGAGGAGCGCGTACCTCCTGGTGCGCACGGGCGAGACCCGCAAATACGGCAACGCGCTGCTGCGCAAGGGAGTCGTGGGGCACGCCTCGGCCTGAAGCAGGTCCAGAACTCCGGAGAATCGGGCGCTTCGGGCCGGATCTGACCGTGGAATCGGTTTCGGCCGCAGTTCTTCCGGAGTTGTGGACGCGCGGCGGTCGAGGCTCAGCGCCTGACGCTCAGCGGCCGACGGTCGACTCGCGCACGACGAGTTCGGCCGAGAACGGCGTCGGCGCGGGCGGTGGTGCGCTCGGATCGGCGAGCTGTTCCAGCAGCGCGGCGCCGGCCGCACGGCCGATCGCGTAACCGGGCTGGCGCACGCTGGTCAGCGGCACCACGCTCTGACGCGCCTGGTCCACGTCGTCGAACCCGACGAGGGCGATGTCCTCCGGCACACGGATCCCGTGGCGCAGGAGCTGCGTGAGCACCCCGGTGGCCACCATGTCGTTCGCGGCGAAGACGGCATCGGGGCGGTCCTCGGGGGCCATCGCGACGATCTGCTCTGCGGCGCGCAGCCCGTCCTCCGTGATCAGGTTCTGCACGTCGAGCACCGAGACGGATGCCCCCGCGCCGGCGACCGCCTCGCGTAGTCCCTGCAGCCGGTCGTTCGACTGACTCACGGTCGGGCTGCCGAGGAACAGGATCCGTCTGCGCCCGATCGACAGCAGATGCTCGCCGGCCAGGCGTCCACCGCCGACGTCGTCGAACAGCACGGATGCCACCTTCGACGAGGGCGCGATCGGGCCGACGACCACCGAGCGGATGCCGCGGTCGGCGAGACGTTCGAGCTGCGGCACCACGTCGTCGAGCGGGTAGATCACGATGCCCTGCACCCGGTGCGCCTCGAACATCTCGATGTTGCGCCGTTCCTGCGCGCTGTCGCGATTGCTGTTGCTGAAAAACAGCGACCAGCCGCCCTCGCGCGTGACGTCCTCGACGCCCCGGGAGAGGTCGTGGAAGTACGGCAGCCACGCGTCGAGAAGGATGAGCGCCAGCGCCTTGCTGGAACCGGCGCGCAGCTGACGGGCCGATTCGTTCGGCACATACCCGAGCTGTTCGATCGCGGCGCGTACGCGCTCCCGGCTGGCCTCGCCGAGCACGTGCGGATGGTTGAGGTAGTTCGACACGGTCGAGGAGGAGACCCCGGCGAGCGCGGCGACGTCTTTGACGCTGGCGGGCATCGATACTCCTTCGTGGTCGGGTGGGCATCCGGATGCCGGTGTCGCTCAGGAGACCGGAGGCGACCTGACCACAGTAGCGAACGAATTGGCACGTGCCAAGAAAGTTCTTGACACGTCGGCAGGGCCCGACGTAGCGTGTCTCCCAGATCGAATTGGCACGTGCCAATCGGTCGAGGCGACGGTGCCGCACACCCGCCTCCGAGGGATCTCATGAACATCGGCTGCCACGGGCTCGTCTGGACCGGGAACTTCGATGCCGACGGCATCCGTCACTCGGTGGAGAAGACGAAGGAGGCCGGCTTCGACCTCATCGAGTTCCCGTTGATGGACCCGTTCGCCTTCGATGTGCAGGCGGCGCGGGAGTCCCTCGAGGAGCACGATCTCGCGGTGAGCGCCTCGCTCGGTCTGTCCGAGGCGACGGATGTCACGAGCTCGGATCCGGCTGTCGTCGCCGCCGGAGAGGCGCTGCTGCTGCGGGCGGTCGACGTGCTCGCCGATCTGGGCGGGCAGCACTTCTGCGGCGTGATCTACAGCGCCATGAAGAAGTACATGGAGCCGGTCACTCCCGCCGGACTCGAGAGCAGCCGTCGCGCGATCGCCACGGTCGCCGACCATGCCGCCGCGCGCGGGGTGTCCGTCGCGCTCGAAGTCGTGAACCGCTACGAGACCAACGTGCTGAACACCGCTCGTCAGGCGATCGAGTACCTCGCCGAGGTCGATCGTCCGAACCTCGGCATCCATCTCGACACGTACCACATGAACATCGAGGAGTCGGATATGTTCGCGCCGGTCCTGGATGCCGAGCCGAGCCTGCAGTACGTGCACATCGGCGAGAGCCACCGCGGCTACCTGGGGACCGGAACCGTCGATTTCGACACGTTCTTCAAGGCTCTCGGCCGCATCGGCTACGACGGTCCGATCGTGTTCGAGTCGTTCTCCTC
It encodes the following:
- a CDS encoding RbsD/FucU family protein, producing MLEGINPLLTGELLLHLDRMGHSDSVVIADAHFPAWALGARVVDLPGTSTPEVVAAIRSVLPLDDAPGIDLMTSADGTVLDVQHELMAAAGTTVDSTRFVERFAYYEVARSAYLLVRTGETRKYGNALLRKGVVGHASA
- a CDS encoding LacI family DNA-binding transcriptional regulator, coding for MPASVKDVAALAGVSSSTVSNYLNHPHVLGEASRERVRAAIEQLGYVPNESARQLRAGSSKALALILLDAWLPYFHDLSRGVEDVTREGGWSLFFSNSNRDSAQERRNIEMFEAHRVQGIVIYPLDDVVPQLERLADRGIRSVVVGPIAPSSKVASVLFDDVGGGRLAGEHLLSIGRRRILFLGSPTVSQSNDRLQGLREAVAGAGASVSVLDVQNLITEDGLRAAEQIVAMAPEDRPDAVFAANDMVATGVLTQLLRHGIRVPEDIALVGFDDVDQARQSVVPLTSVRQPGYAIGRAAGAALLEQLADPSAPPPAPTPFSAELVVRESTVGR
- a CDS encoding sugar phosphate isomerase/epimerase family protein, with protein sequence MPIGRGDGAAHPPPRDLMNIGCHGLVWTGNFDADGIRHSVEKTKEAGFDLIEFPLMDPFAFDVQAARESLEEHDLAVSASLGLSEATDVTSSDPAVVAAGEALLLRAVDVLADLGGQHFCGVIYSAMKKYMEPVTPAGLESSRRAIATVADHAAARGVSVALEVVNRYETNVLNTARQAIEYLAEVDRPNLGIHLDTYHMNIEESDMFAPVLDAEPSLQYVHIGESHRGYLGTGTVDFDTFFKALGRIGYDGPIVFESFSSAVVAPDLSRMLGIWRNLWTDNTELGAHANAFIRDKLVAVDSIRLH